GTTGCTATCCATTGAAAGCTTCTATGGAAATGAGTCTTGAAGGAAAATGGCCTATGGTGAACTATATTATACATATGGATAGAGAAAAGTGTATCAATTGTGGTATTTGTGTAAAGAGATGCCAACTGAATGTATTTGAGAAGAAAGAAAAAGTTATTCATATGGATGTTTCTAAATGTTTGGGATGTGGAATTTGTGTAAGTACTTGCCCTAAGGATGCTCTGTATTTAGAAAAACTTAAATGATGAATGTTTAAATTAAATGAGTAAAACACATATTAAATATAGTATAGGTCTGTAGATTTTAAGATTATATATGGTAAATTTAAGGGAAGAAGTAATACTTCTTCCCTATATTTTATGTTACTATTATTAGAAAAAGTAA
This genomic interval from Anaeromicrobium sediminis contains the following:
- a CDS encoding 4Fe-4S binding protein, which produces CYPLKASMEMSLEGKWPMVNYIIHMDREKCINCGICVKRCQLNVFEKKEKVIHMDVSKCLGCGICVSTCPKDALYLEKLK